The DNA window CAAGCTGAGCGTCGTTAACGCTACTGAGGGCATCCTTGAGCAGGGCGGAAAAGTCCGCACCGGATTCGCTCTGAGTGCCCGCAGGCTTGGAGGATGAGCTGTCATCAAGCTTGTTCGGCAAAAGGAAGTTGATATTATTTATCTCTGCCATTTTCAGTGTCTCCCTAACTGAATATATAGTATATCAGGGGTATTTTACAACCTTTATCTAACTTTATAAGAACAATCCGCGCGTCCTGCCGGATTGTTCTACACGCTCGCGCCGTGGTGAACACGGCTTCGCTTCGCACGGCGCGGTTCCTTCCATGGAACCGTTTGGGGTTCCACGTCTTTTGCTTTCCTTATAAGAACAATCCGCGCGTCCTGCCGGATTATCTGCTCGAATGCTTTAAAGTCCGCACTGTGTCATCCTGAGCAGAGCGAAGGATCTCAATACTATGAGATTCTTCACTGCGTTCAGAATGACCATAAACAAGCTTTATCTCTGCCGCAACAACCTCCCCCTTTGCAAAGGGGGAATGAGGGGGATTTATCCTTCCGGAAACTGCCGCATTGCCCTGAGTCTGACAAAATGCCGTCTAAACCTATGCCCTGCCTATTTCAAGTGCCCTTAAGGCAAGCTGTTTGGCTGTTTCAAAAACCGTTGCGTTCGCCTCATAGCTTTTTGACGCTTCAAGCATATTTACCATCTCCTCGATGGGGTTAACGTTGGGATATGCCACGTAGCCTTCCTCATTCGCATCGGGGTGGTCGGGTTCATATTTCAGCACAGGCGGTTTCTCGTCATCTATAACTCTCTGAACGCGTACGCCGCCTGCGTATTCGCCTTTCATAACCTGTTCGAAAACAACATCTTTGCGCTGATAAGGGCCGCCGTCCGCCGTTCTTGTGGTTTGCGCGTTGGCAAGGTTGGAGGAGATTGCGCCTATTCTTATTCTCTGCGCGGAAAGCCCCGTCGCGGAAACATCCATCACATGCATAAAGCTCATCTAACTGTTACCTTCCCTGTATAGCTGTTTTAAGTTTGGTG is part of the Geovibrio ferrireducens genome and encodes:
- the flgC gene encoding flagellar basal body rod protein FlgC, with the translated sequence MSFMHVMDVSATGLSAQRIRIGAISSNLANAQTTRTADGGPYQRKDVVFEQVMKGEYAGGVRVQRVIDDEKPPVLKYEPDHPDANEEGYVAYPNVNPIEEMVNMLEASKSYEANATVFETAKQLALRALEIGRA